A segment of the Hyperolius riggenbachi isolate aHypRig1 chromosome 8, aHypRig1.pri, whole genome shotgun sequence genome:
aaaggtatacagtgactggtattacaatacaatgtgcagctgtcacacaggtgcagttaacaggtatgcacggactggtatataaaacagcgtgcggtcacacacaggtgcagtgaaaggtatacagtgactggtattacaataccatgttcagctgtcacaaacacaggtgcagtgaaaggtatgcaaggactggtatataaaacagcatgcagcagtcacactaggcactgaatgtgctgggctttgcactgtatagcaattagcaagagccAGCTGCGACagtcagggctgtatatgcagtgtcagtgggccacacacaaaaaaaaacacatcacaagaacattagctctcaaaagagctgttttggtatcGCTTttccagcaacaaatatcagcaaggagcaagctaacagacccaaCTATTGCTTtctctatctctccaatgtctctcccttcttttactaatactgcagcaacacagagtgagaacatggccaacaCTGCTGCcttatgtaaggggggggggggggggcgctccaggagggagtgcagcctgattggctgccatgtgtctgtgactgtgatgtagagggtgaaagtttagcccaatgatgtagtatagggggcgggtcgaaccgccataaagtttgcgttcggaTGTGAACGCGAACCCACCTTATTCACAggaataagtttgcatgcgaatCATTCGGGACACCTCTATTCATAAGCCAGGAGACTCCTGAGTAGCCTGGCCACTGTGCACACACGGTGCAGGCCGCGCACGTCCTCTATCTCGCTCTCACAGCTGGTAGCTTTCTGAACATACATGGTAGCAATTTTGTgcttactgcgcaagtgcagagcaTTCCAGACTACAGGAGCGCATTAGAGGAGGCAAGTTGTACAGGGCTGCACAAGAGATGATCAGAGGCAGACACCAGGGGAACCAGCGGCACAGGATGATGGGGAGGGACCAggaagactacagggggctggaagaagccccaggtaagtaaaagggcatttctttttttcacttaaggtttcctttaaaggacaactgtaaggtataaaaaaaaataagtttaacttacctggggcttcttctaacggccccctgcagatgtcctgtgcccccaATGGAACAaaacaatcctccagtcccccgctgtggCTCACTTCTGTTTTTTTGCGCAGCAGCCCacgacattaaagttgcaaaaaatggaAGTGAGCCGCAGCCCGGAGGATCTTTTTGTCCAGACGCGGGCACAGAAGGTCTGCAGGAAACAGAATTCTCCCTGCTATGCATGAGTCAGGCAGATTTTGGAGGGGGACAGTGCCTAAATGAAGAAGTGCGGAAGGACTTTGAGGCACCAGGATAACTACTGGGGTTTTGAAAAAGCcagaggtaagttaaactggggacCATAGTGTAGCTTTTGGTACCCTTTAAGGCCCAAAGCACTCATTTCTACAGTAATTCTCTGAACATAAAACTTTAGTGGGTTCCACTGACAAAGGCCAgttcttttttctcttttcagTAACCTGGAAATTATTAAAAGATGGAGCAAGCCAATGAAACAGTTATGATATATTTCATTGTGAAAGGCATTTCTGATGCCCCGGAGTTGCAGCTTCTAATTTTTCTGCTGGTTTTATTCATTTATCTTGCCACTCTTGGAGGCAACTTAACCATGTTTCTACTAATTATCATGGATCATCATCTTCACACTCCGATGTACTTCTTCTTGGCCAATCTGTCTGCCCTCGATATCTCTTGCTCTACTATATCTCTTCACAAGGCCCTCATTACCTTCATTACGGGAGACAAAGTAGTTTCGTACATCAGCTGTTTGATTcagatgtttttatttttgtcctTCACGTGTGCCGAACTGTTAATTCTTACAATGATGGGGTATGACCGTTATGTGGCTATCTGTAACCCTTTACACTATCACGGCATAATGAGCCCCAAAGCCTGCTGTGGTTTGGCTGGGGTCTGCTGGGTTTTGGGTTGTTTATATATCATGCCCGACTTGTTGAAAATGGCATCGGTGACATGTTACACATCCCTGGAGATCAATCATTTTTTCTGTGACTTCATGCCTTTATTGAAACTTTCCTGTAGCGACACGTATGCTTTGCAAATTTACGTGATAACAGGAGGTGTCTTCCTTTCAGGTGTCCTTCCATTTATTCTTACGTTTGTGTCCTATGTTTATATTATTCGAGCCATACTGAGAATTCGCTCCAGAATCGGGAGGCAAAAAGTTTTCTATACTTGTTCCTCACATCTCACGGTCATCAGCCTCCTTTATGCCACCCTCATTTCTCAATACTTAAGGCCAGCAGAATATATCACACTGGAGTCTAATAAATTTTCTTCCTTGATTAACACCACCATTGTACCTATATTAAATCCCCTAATTTATAGCTTGAAAAATGAAGATGTAAAATCGGCATTTAAAAGGAAATTTAAGAtccccaagcaattttttcttgTAAAAATTAGCTAACGTGTTATGACCTATAAAATATATAATCGTATGTAATTCTCAATGTATTATTATTTGAGTAtacaacatattctgcagcactgcatATAGTTTATAGTCATGTAATTTAGAAAAGAGTTCTTtacaggaaagggttctttacagtaagagtgattaagatgtggaatgcattgccacaggaagttgttatggcaaactctatacctgcatttaaagagggcttagatgctttccttgcgttgaaagacatacatggctacaattactaggtaatgcctaatgatgctgatccagggattttatctgattgccatctggagtcgggaaggaatttttttccctttaggggctaattggaccatgccttgtaacgtttttttttcgccttcctcttgttcaacagggatatgtgagggagcaggctggtgttgtactttgtactggttgaactcgatggacgtatgtcttttttcagccaaaataactatgtaac
Coding sequences within it:
- the LOC137527344 gene encoding olfactory receptor 1M1-like; this encodes MEQANETVMIYFIVKGISDAPELQLLIFLLVLFIYLATLGGNLTMFLLIIMDHHLHTPMYFFLANLSALDISCSTISLHKALITFITGDKVVSYISCLIQMFLFLSFTCAELLILTMMGYDRYVAICNPLHYHGIMSPKACCGLAGVCWVLGCLYIMPDLLKMASVTCYTSLEINHFFCDFMPLLKLSCSDTYALQIYVITGGVFLSGVLPFILTFVSYVYIIRAILRIRSRIGRQKVFYTCSSHLTVISLLYATLISQYLRPAEYITLESNKFSSLINTTIVPILNPLIYSLKNEDVKSAFKRKFKIPKQFFLVKIS